The Agelaius phoeniceus isolate bAgePho1 chromosome 4, bAgePho1.hap1, whole genome shotgun sequence genome includes a region encoding these proteins:
- the LOC129121042 gene encoding ribonuclease CL2-like, producing MAGWVLCMTLVLAALAGAAGETRYEKFLRQHVDSPRTATLAAHRYCETMLARRQVTAPGRPCKPSNTFVHAPAAELVAACSQVPDQTGFQSTPRALSLTMCRLRGGDTRPPCAYRARQAQQHVRVACRDGLPVHLAGTYTAPQ from the coding sequence ATGGCGGGCTGGGTGCTGTGCATGACGCTGGTGCTGGCAGCGCTGGCAGGGGCGGCGGGCGAGACGCGCTACGAGAAGTTCCTGCGGCAGCACGTGGACAGCCCGCGGACGGCCACGCTGGCGGCGCACCGCTACTGCGAGACCATGCTGGCGCGGCGCCAGGTGAcggccccgggcaggccctgcaagCCCTCCAACACCTTTGTGCACGCCCCGGCCGCCGAGCTGGTGGCCGCCTGCTCCCAGGTGCCTGACCAGACGGGGTTCCAGAGCACGCCGAGGGCGCTGAGCCTGACCATGTGCCGCCTGCGCGGCGGGGACACGCGGCCGCCATGCGCCTACCGCGCCCGCCAGGCCCAGCAGCACGTGCGCGTGGCCTGCCGCGACGGGCTGCCCGTGCACCTGGCCGGCACCTACACGGCCCCGCAGTGA